The proteins below are encoded in one region of Deferribacterota bacterium:
- a CDS encoding nicotinate phosphoribosyltransferase has protein sequence MDNFDIALPKDIVDGKTTDIYFLRTKEILEKAKIDKKVTMEVAQKSMPKEYPFGIFTGLRYVLELLKGKNIDVYGLPEGSPFFEDIPVLTIEGNYLEFGIYETAILGFLCHTSGITTKALKCKIAAKDKTVLSFGARRAHPAIAGMIDKYAYIGGCDGFSVTFASKLLDREASGTVPHVYILLIGDTSKAMELYDIYIDPSVKRLALVDTFNDERFETIRVAEKLKDKLDSVRLDTPSSRRGNLKKIAEEIRWELDIRGYNHVKIFASGGLDENNIKELKTIIDGFGIGTSISNAKAMDFSMDIVEIEGKPISKKGKKSSFKYVYQCEKCLYMEPNTTKDATLFCPKCGNKLKNITTKFIEKGKIINGLDDNETIRSRILNSKEILKNYISYE, from the coding sequence ATGGATAATTTTGATATTGCCCTACCTAAAGATATTGTTGATGGCAAAACAACGGATATATACTTTCTTAGAACAAAGGAGATACTTGAAAAAGCAAAAATCGATAAAAAGGTCACAATGGAAGTTGCCCAAAAAAGTATGCCCAAAGAATACCCCTTTGGTATATTTACAGGCTTAAGATATGTATTAGAATTACTTAAAGGTAAAAATATTGATGTTTACGGCTTACCAGAGGGCTCACCATTTTTTGAGGATATACCTGTGTTAACTATTGAGGGTAATTATTTAGAATTTGGCATATATGAGACTGCTATCTTGGGGTTTCTTTGTCATACAAGTGGCATAACTACAAAAGCTCTCAAATGTAAAATAGCAGCAAAAGATAAAACAGTCTTGAGTTTTGGGGCAAGGAGAGCCCATCCAGCAATAGCAGGTATGATTGATAAATATGCATATATAGGTGGTTGTGACGGCTTTTCTGTAACCTTTGCTTCCAAACTATTAGATAGAGAAGCAAGTGGGACAGTGCCCCACGTTTATATATTACTAATTGGCGATACTTCTAAGGCAATGGAGCTATATGATATATATATCGACCCATCTGTTAAAAGACTTGCCCTAGTTGATACATTCAATGACGAGCGTTTTGAGACTATAAGGGTTGCAGAAAAGTTAAAAGATAAACTAGATAGTGTTAGGTTAGATACCCCTTCATCTAGACGTGGCAACTTAAAGAAAATTGCAGAAGAGATAAGGTGGGAATTAGATATTAGGGGTTACAACCATGTAAAGATATTTGCAAGTGGCGGTTTAGATGAAAATAATATTAAAGAATTAAAAACAATTATAGATGGTTTTGGCATTGGAACTAGTATTTCTAATGCAAAAGCAATGGATTTTTCAATGGACATAGTTGAGATTGAAGGAAAACCCATAAGCAAAAAAGGCAAAAAATCCTCCTTTAAATACGTATATCAATGTGAAAAATGTTTATATATGGAACCAAATACAACAAAGGATGCAACCCTATTTTGCCCAAAATGTGGAAATAAACTTAAAAATATAACAACAAAATTTATAGAAAAGGGAAAAATAATTAATGGTCTAGACGATAATGAGACAATTAGAAGTAGAATTTTAAATAGCAAAGAAATCCTTAAAAATTATATATCTTATGAA